TTTTATTAAGTTTATAACAATTGTTATAAAATATTGGGAATAGGAGGCGATATAAATGGGAGCGGAAATGGTAATGAATTAAAAGTAGGATTTTATTTAAGTGGAGTGATTTTCCTGTTTGGAATATCATTATTAGAACTGGGAGTCATTGGTGGAGGTTTCACACGTGAAAATAAGATGCAATCACACTTTATTCTGTTAATTGGGTTTTTAGTG
This genomic interval from Methanobacterium sp. contains the following:
- a CDS encoding DUF6803 family protein, with the protein product MGIGGDINGSGNGNELKVGFYLSGVIFLFGISLLELGVIGGGFTRENKMQSHFILLIGFLVVAHTAMIFGMASP